ttccctgaccagggattgaactcatgtcctctgCGTCGCagggtggattctcaaccactggaccaccagggaaggtccctcGAGTGCATTTCTTACATTGCTGATTGTGTACTGTTTCCTGGGAAAGTGAGCCTGTGTTTGGAGCTTGGGTGTCCTGCCCAGCCCTGCACCGTGACTATCTGTGTAGCTGGGTTGGTGTCCACTGTGAAGTTTGCAGAACCACTGGTTCAGCTCAGTGCAGCGTGGACCCCTGGGTGCTgatctcttccttctccctccaaCAGGTGGGGGGCCCGGGGCGGGCCTCATAGCAGGTCCTGTGGGAAGTTGACCCTCGTCATCATGTGGACGTGGGGCACCTCCCCTCAGCTGTAAGGAATTGGGCTGTTTTTAGGAAATTGctcatctttttttccattttaggtcTGGATCAAGAACAAGAGATCGCAGGAGGTAGGTTTTCCATTGGTACATTCTCAGTAAGACGTCCTTTTTCACGTGCTTTTCCTTGATACTTCGCCTTTGTAACTTGGCATTTGTTGTCTGGGGTCAGGGTTGGTCGCGAAGGGCACAGAGCGTGGGTTAGAAGGAGAGCCCTGATTGGGGCTCCGTGCAGCATGGGGTGGGTGTCCACTGTCAGTGAGAGGGATGATCAGAACGTTCCTGGCATGTTTCCGGAAGCATCGGTGGGGAGGGTCTGGCCAGTTATTCATGACCAGGGTGCCGTTGAGGGGAGGGTTGTGAACCCAGGTTACAAGTCtgggaggagagagcagagacAGCAGTAAGGTGTCAGCACAGCCTCTGTTGCAGGTCGCGCTCCCGGGACCGACGTCGCAGGCGATCGAGGTCAACTTCCAGAGAGCGGCGGAAGTCATCCCGCTCCCGGTCTCGAGACAGACACCGGCGCCACCGAAGCCGCTCCCGGAGCCACAGCCGTGGCCATCGACGGGCATCCAGGGACCGGAGCTCGAAATACAAGTAACTACTCTGCTCCTTTAGTATCTGCAGCAGGAGTTGAGCCCTGCTCAGTGCGCCAGGGCCTGGGGTGTGTCACCCAGGGACTGAGCATTGAGGCCTTGAGGGTCCTGATGGGGCCCAGGGCTCTGGGAGTCCACCTGCTGGGGGCAGCAGGTGGCTTCATGGCTGGACAGTTGAGAGCTGCAGAGGTGTCACGTGTAGGCGTGGCCATGCTTGGGCTACACATGCACCGCCACTTTGGTACACACAGCCCTAGTAGGCTGCTCACCTCGGTtgtggtgatttaaaaaaaacacacacaccactaATGATCATGTTTGGAGACACCCACCATTCGCTTTGGTAAtactttttctccattgtgtttTTACATAATGGATCAACTCGTGCTATGTTTTCCTTTGCACTGTTTACATTTTAGTGAAAGCTGTTCCTGTTACTAGAACCCTTTGGAAATGCCACTCTGTGTTGGCTGCCCGGCCCTCCCTGTGCGGTGCCTACTGGGCCCTCCCAGCTGTGTGGGTCTTCCCTTTCCTCGCACGGACAGTCCACGGTGTCAGTGCCTGGGGAGCACCCAGGAGGGAGGGCCAGCCCTCGATGAGCCTCTGGTTCCCTTTTCCCAGGTTCTCCCGAGAGCGGACTTCAAGGGAGGAGTCCTGGGAGCGCGGGCGGAGTGAGCGGGGGGCCACCGACTGGAGGCTTGAGAGTGCCAACGGGAAGGCCGCATCGCGGAGGTCGGAGGAGAAGGAGGCCGGCGAGATCTGAGCCCACGCCCAGGCACTGTAAATAGTCCGATCCACGTCTGACACGGCCTCACGTTACCCTTTCTATTTGCTGAATACAGCTCATCTTTTGTAGTTTAACATTTCTATTGTTTCGGAGCTAGCTGTGAGTTTCTAGAGGTGTACAGAGTTGCTCCTGTGTTCTGGGTTGTGTCGAGCGGGAATAAACAACCTGACAGACTGCCTCCTGGCGGCCGCGGTGCGTTCTCTGCTGACCTAGCTGCGCTGGACTTGCCGAGCCTTCCACAGGGTGGGGGGCACGCCCAGGTCACCTGCACGTAGCCCAGAAATGTGGCTCATCCTCGGGCTCCCCTCTGCCTTTTGGCGTTCTACGCGCTGACGGAGCCAGAGGCACTCAGCCGTCTGCTCTCCCAGCCCCATGTGTCTTTCTGAGGTCCAAGCTTGTTCTCTTCCCCCATTTCTTTGGAGGACTGCTTGTCTGGTTTGTGGTCAGCAGCCTCCGCCCAGCACTGGAGCTCAGATAAGCTGCAGTTCCCCCTCTTGGAGTTAGTCAGAGCAAAGAAAGACCCACGGAAAGGTCGACATGATGGCCACAAGGTCCTCAGAGGAAGGCATGTTGACTTTGGGGTCAGCTGTGGTTCTGCTCGCCCTCGGCAGGCTGGTGGTATTATCCAGTCTCCCTCAGCTCTTCTGCTTGTATCTCGAGACTAAAGTGAGCTGTTTTGAAGGTACAACTGGGagctctttcattttttcacttttcaggggGAGGGTGACTGtggcgtgctcagtcgtgtctgactctttgtaaccctatggactgtagcggccaggctcctctgtccatgggattctccaggcaagactactgaaatggattaccattcccttctccaggggatctttccgacccagggatcgaacctgtgtctcttaggtctcatgcattggcaggcagattctttaccgtctgagctaccaggaaagttcATCAGGGGagtgtgtggttttatttttggAGGTAGCTTCTGATGGCCACGTTGtgaaacacacacccacacccctgTGCAGAGCACATGGACACTGGGTCTGGGTCGTGTGGCTGCCAGCCCCAGGGCGTGGTCGGTGGTCCTCTTCTAGGCTCCTCACTGTGGTTTGTTTCCCTCTGGAGGGATGTGGGTAGTGGGCTGCTCTGCTGCCCTCTGGCAGGGTCTCCCCCAGCCACCTGTGTCCACGGAAAAGAGGTCTGGCATCAGCGATGTTCCTCCGCCCAGGGGTGTTGCCCTGGCCTGCAGCCAGGCTGGGCCAGAGTGGCCACTGAGAGGCCAGGTAGGTACCTGCGGGGGAGCAGGGGACGTGCCATCTTTGTGGGAAGTAGATAAAAGCCCTGGGAAAGCAGGGCGGAAAGCCCTAGGAGGGCAGAGGTGGGCGTGGGcgggggcaggcagagaagccCAGGCTGTGCTGGTGGTTTCCTGACTCCACCCTGCAACCCGGCTCGTGACGGAGGGTTCTGGACTGAGTGGGCAGCCAGGGCAAAAACTGCCCAGCTCCTCAGGTCTCCATTCTTAACCTCCCAAGGGGGTGTTTGGGGGTCTGTTCTGTTTGTGTTGTGGTGACAGGGCACACATACTTGCATTTCTGACACACGGTTGTGTGGCACTCTGTCTGCTGCCATCCCTGGAGGCTGGTTTTGAAGAGGCAGCGGGCAGATGGCGTCCCTGACCTTATAGGAGCCTGGAGGTCCCAGTGAGAAAGCAGATGGGCTGGGGTCAAAGATGCCTGGGGGGAGGCTTCTGCTCCCCCCACAGCTGGGTGCTTGCTCATCAGTCCAGAGGCACCTGCCTGCCCCTGGCGTGCCCTGGCCTGACTGCAGGGGCTGCCTGGATCCCCCCAGCCCCTGAGCCTCGGCTCCTCAGCTGGCTCCACTCCACTGGGCGCAGGTGTACAGCGGGCTGCTCTGGAGGCCACAGCCCAGCCTGGGTGAGCGCGGCTCCAGGGGTGGCACCGGGAGGGTGCTGGGAGGAGGGCACCGCTCACCTGCATCCTCTCGTCCTTGTTAGAGTGCTGCTGTGGGGAAGCGCTGGCTTAGCAGGGATGCCGGGAGCGGGCGGTGACGGCAGTCCTCGGTGAGAGAGGGGTTGGCCGAGCCCATAGGTGCAGATCTCCAGGGGCCTGTGGTCAGACCCAGGGCTGTGTGGTGCCCTTGGCCCCTTCAGTCCCCAAGTTCTCAGGGACTCCCCCAGCCCCAATCTTCCGCTCAGGAGAGGGGGTGAGGGGTGTGGCACGGAGGCCCCAGTCTGTCCATGGGGCAGGCGGGGGGCCTGTAGCTGGGGGCAGGGATGCTTTGGTTTCTGCCCCTCTCTTTGGGGGTCTCTAGCAAGGCCCAGGCCTGCAGTCTTGGGACCTGAGGGCTGGAGGGATGGTGTTGGCCCTGCAGCTCTGTGGGACTCCACGGCCTTAACGGCAGTCCAGACCCTTGCTGCGGCGTGTGGACACGGGCCATCTTCCTAGGGTGAGGGCTGTGCAGCAGGTGCGTGCACTCGGCTGGCCTGGGAACCAGGAGGGATTGATTCCAGGGGTGGGGCCGGTGTCCAGCCATGGTTTGTGCATGTGGAGAAGGGGTTGTGCCTCGGAAGGGTCCCCTGCCTTAAACAGGGTGGTCCTGCTCTGGCGGCCGGGCTGAGCTGAGCAGTGCTGGGACTTCATCTCGTGCCCCTGTCACCCACAGGCCTTGTTGTAGCAGGTGGTGTGAGCCCCTCTAGGCTTCCTGTGGATCAGGGGAGGGATCCAAGAATGtaggtttctttttttgcagGTAGGTTGATTGGTTTTTTGATGAAGATAAACTTATctcataaaattcaacatttcagCCGCTCGAAAGCGTACGGTCTAGTGGTCTTCAGTGTGCTTGCAGTGTCGTGTTTATCACTGTGGCGTTGGGGCGTCTCGTTACCCCAGCCCCACACCCACCAGCAGGCATGCCCCTCGGCCCCAGCCTTTGACAGCCACTGGTCTGCTGTCTGTCTCTGGAATCGCAGAATGCGACTTGTGATCAACATCAGTTACTTCTGAGTGTGGTGTCAACAGGGTTCGTCCACCCCACCAACTCTAGCCTGTACCAGTACCAAGAATGTAGCTGTTTACCCGGGCTGCTGCTGGTCCGAAGCACCCTGACAGCTGGGCCACAAGCCCTCAGTGGCATCTCTGGGACAGCTTAGGGCAGGTCTCCTAGCTCTTGTCGTTGGCACATACCATGCTGACACTTGTTTGGACCTAGGGGAAGAGGGCAGAGCCATCCTGGGCCTGATCGCGGCACGGTGAGCGGCTTGCTCTATGTCCACTCCACAAGCCCTAAGCCAGGCCCTCAGGTAACCACCCACACCCCCAGCACAGGGTGGCATGTGATAGGGGTCAACACGAGGTCTGCCCCCAGGTGCCAGTGAACCCTGGCCTGAGGCGGCCCTCTGCTCCCACCCAGGGGCACTTGGGAGCCCGTGAGGGAAGCCTGGGGGTCCCTGCGTGTCCTGAGCCCCCACAGCGCTGGCGAGTGCCACCCTCTTGCGTCTGCTCTCCCCCTTCTCTGCCCTCCCCCGTGCCACCCCCAGCCTGCCTGCCTGACTTCCCTGCTGGTGCCCGTGGGCTCAGGGCTGCCCTCCTGAGGAGGTGGTGCTGTCCTCACAGTTCAAGAGAGAAGCTGCTAACTGCTGGCCAAGGGGACTTCCCCCACCTGGATCCTGGccaccttctttttaaaattcttattgaaATTAAATTGACAAATGTTATTTTAGTTTTACGTGTACGTTCTAAtgacttaatatatatatattttgcaaaatgatttttttcctatgataAGTTTTAAGCACTACTCAGCAACTTCAAGTATGCAGTACAGAATGGGGTTTAGTGTGATACatcagaggatgggatgaatggatggtatcactgatacAGTGgtcatgaccttgggcaaattttcGGAAATGgttagggacagggaggcctggcgtgctgcagtccatggggtcacaaagagttggaggcgACTGGGCAATTGAACAACAGCGTGATATGTTACAGTGCAGTATTACATTGTCCTGGGCCTTCTGGGGCTGCTCCTGTCCCCTTTGGAACACCTGCCCAAGTGCAGCCACCTTGGGATCCAGGCCTTTCAGCCCCAGGCCAGGCCCCGCCTCTGAGCAGAAGAGAGCACAAAACACTGCAGACAGGACCTGCGGTACATCGCCGGCTCCTCGGTGCCCTCATCTGCCCCACAGTCCTTCCAGAGAGGTTTGCTGTCCTTGAAAATCACCCCAGACAGCACGCATTAATTGTCCCACAGCTCCTGAGCATCAGGGCATCAGGTCAGATGCAGGTCCAGCACCAGTGAGCCTTGAGAATGTGCTGAGCAACATGCTGGACACCAGAGACCTCAAGCTGTGTACATTTACATGGAGAGGCCAGGCTCAGTGAAGccgtggggctgggctgggagaggTGTGGAGGGGGATGCCTGGTAGTAGACAAAGGGCTTCCTTTGGGGCTGTAAGAAAGTTCTGGAGCTGGCTAGAGGTGGTGATGGCACACTGTTGTGAATGAAATGAATGCCACTGAGCTGCACTCTTTACAGTGGTTGAACTGGTAAGTGTTTGTTACCTGTATTTTGCATGAgttagtgttaatcactcagtcatgtctgacaggctctgcgaccccatgggcatcTGTCTGATGTGACCCATCAGGCATCTGTCTGTGGAGTTCTCtatgaaagaatactggaatggtttgccatgcccttctccaggggattttcccaacccagagatcgaccTGGGTCggctacattgcaggcagattaccagtgaacaacagggaagccctgtattttaccacattaaaaaaagctTCAGTGAGGGATGGAtggggaatttgggattaacaaatgcaaactattacatgtCTGTATAACTGACTCGCTTtgttatatagcagaaactaatgcaacattgtataTCGacaatatgccaataaaatttaagaacagCAACGAACAGCCACACAAGGGGAGGTGACCACATGAGAACACCAGAAGGGAGCGCTGCAGGGTCCACTTTAGTCTCTGGATCCATTGATAATTCTTTTTACTGTATTTGCGCTTTTCATCTTTAAGCCTCAAGTCTGATCTTTATCCCTTCTTTGAGTCATTTAAGTCAAATAGtcgatattgggttggccagaaagttaaACCAGAATGAACTTGACTGACCAACCCGTGCACCACAGAGCAAGTGAgactagctccctgaccaggagctgagcctgtgccctgggcggtggaagtgtggagtcctaaccacggggccgccagggaattcctcctTTGTTTTGTTGATGCCATTTTTTGGGGTCTTTacatttttccttccatttttgccCAGCTCAGCCCTCCTCCCCAGGGTTGGGGGGTTGTGTTAGAATATTTTAACATCCTGTTTTCTACTCTGTTACCTTGGAAATCGTAACGCTatttctatcttaaaaaaaaaaacgtctCACAGCATTTATTGTCATCTGGTAATAACAAGAGTGAGCAGAACAATACTAACAAAGGACACCTAAAAAAACCAACGGTATTGCCAAACAATTTCTCACTTCATCTGTCACTTCTAGTTGGAGACACTTTGGAGCAGAGTAATGTTACCTCCTTTTAGCATGATCCGACCCAGTTGTTTTCTTGACTGTTTTAGAATGAATGTCTTCTGCATCATCTAATACAAGGTTCATAGACTCATCAAAACCAATGGTACAGCCCTCTGTCCACATATTCACTTGCTCATAAAGCCACCCTTGAATCCGCGATCTATTTTGCAAGCATCTGAAGATGAGATTGATGGGCTGCACCTGCCCCTTCTGCACATTCCAGCCCTGGCCCCGGTACGCCATGCTGGAAGCTCACAAGCACCACACTGCTCTGCACTCTCAGAAAAcctatttctatctttttaaattttcttcactgcatgtgggctcagttgtgGCACTCAAGTTTAGTTGCAGGCagattaaccactggaccaccagataaGTCCTGCTATGTGCCTTTTTATATTCTGTGGTTCCCTGCAGATGTTTCAAGCCAAGTTGCATTGAATGTGGCATCTGCAGTGGCTGCTGGCTTTCATGCAGGTGCCTTGCCCTGTGTGCCTGGTGAGTTTGTCAGCCCTGGCACCTTGTGGCCTGTGAAGTACTTTTTTctcggtggggggtggggggatttgTTTGCATATCAGcatgtgatttcattttattagggaagcatgttttcttttctgctgAATAGCCAggggcttttttctttctgtttattatttcttcttaccAGTCCCTGTATTTGGAGAAAGGATAACCCAGTGGGATATCTTTAGGGCCCCAGGTTTATGGGAAAGTCACCTTTTGGGTATATCACCTTTTACTGGCCCTTTGAACTGTGAACCCGTAAGGAAAAAATTTCAGCTCAAGTTTGCTCATTTTGGAAAATACCTCAGAACCCAGGTGGTTTAGGTGCTGTGACATCTGAGTTCTCACCTTCACTTAGTTATCTGGTCTGAAGATTCCGAGTCCACTTGCTGTTAGAGGGTGGAAAGGGTCTTATCCAGCATTCCTAATTGTCATAAATGAGGGTGTAGATCGGAAATGGCAGCTCAGAACAGGCAGAGCCATGGAGCGTGGTTGGGCCCAGAGACCTGAGGAGGGGCTGGGTTTATTTGGAGGAAAGAGTCCCCCCAGGAAATACCCgggaaaaaatgggcaaaatctGGATCAACCTGAGGAAGAATGCTACCATGGGAAGTGGGTGGCCCTCTAGCAGTGAGCAGGTGAGGCTGCCAAGGGTGCAAGGTGCTCATCTGCTGGCGAAACTCAGGAAAGCAATTTTGGCGATATTCTCAAAAAGCCAGAAATTACTTCTGAAGAAATCCTCCAAGGGCATGACAATGTTAGTGCGTAGGCTTTTAGCTACAAATACTCAGGGAAGGTTTTTTGCAAATTAGTTGTGAAAGTGGAAAACATAAGTGAAAAATCATACCTTTGCTGGGATTAGACCAAGTGTCTGTCTTCTCTGCCTCTGGCCCCGCCTAGGGGGAGCTGCTGCCATCTCATGTGTGTTAAGTTTCCTCTGATCATGCCAATGTGAAACTGAATATATTCTTATGAGAAATCTCTCCAAATGTGCCATCACCCCTCCCCACTGGGGTGTGAGTCACCCCTCTGGTCACTTAGTGGTCCTCTCTGGTACCAGGTGGACTGTCCTAGTACCACAGCACTCGTGTTCACAGTGACCCTTATTTGACTGAATAGTGGCCTCAGTGCCCAAGAGGAGTTAATGCACCAAAGACCTCaagtgcttcctttaagtgaaaaaatGTTATAGTtaataaggaaagagaaaaacgtGCTGAGGTTGCTGAGATATACAGTAAGAACGAATCCTGTATCTGAAattgtgaagaagaaaaaagaaattaatgctgTTAATGTATGTCCGGAACCCACAGGAAGGCATGGGCAGTTGAGGTGCAGCAATTGGGAGTCGTTTCCTGAAGTTTCTGCGATGACCGTGATTTATTCcatgagaaaaaatttttaaaggaagacgCTTTGAGTTCTGTCTGCTgtgtgggatgggggcagggtgCGCTGCAGGCGCCACCTCCTCCGACCAGGTCCGGAGTCTGGCAAAGGCACCGTTGACCCCAAGCTTCCCGGTTGCTGAAAGTGCCCTGCGCGTTCAGTTCAGGAGGCGCAGTCCCACTCCACCCCTGCAGGGGCGTCCTAATTTCCTCGCAAGCTGTGCCGGGCGGTACTAACTAGGTGCATGTGAGGTGTCCGAAGGCTGCAGCGGGAAAGACGGTCCGGGCGGGGGCCCAGCCGACACCTCCAAGTGGCCACGCTCAAGGGCATGGTGCGTCGGGGCTTACCACGTGGGAGTGGAGAACCCCTGTCCAGACTTCCCGCCTCTCTTTGGGAAGGGCGTCCCACCCTCGTCAGGCCCCTAGAAGAGAACACGGGCACAGCCGGGACTGCGGACTTTACTCAAACACTGGAGACCCCCGCTACCACCCTCCCAATTTAGCCACTGCTGGGGGCCAGCGCCGAGATCACGTGGTTCAGAAACTTGACCAGCGAGGCGTGCATGTTGGGGCTGAAGTCTCCGGGGTAGTGCCGGGCGAGGGTCACCAGCAGGCAGTGGCACAGCAGCTGCAGACAGACAGAATGGTTCCCACGCGGTGCACCACCCCTTGCCTGGTGAGAGCCCCCTCCCCCGGCAACGGGCGTCGGCCCCACCCGCGAGCTCACCTTGAAAAAGACCGGGTCCACGCGCAGCTTGTGCGTGTGCAGCTCGCGCAGGTACGACAGGGTGCCCGGCAGGTCGTCCAGGTGGTTCACGGCCAAGCTCAGCGCGTCGGCCACCTTCTGGCCGTGGGCTGTGACCTGGGCGGAGCCGGGGCTCAAGTTTAGGTGGAGGAAATAGGTCTTGGAGGAAGGGAAGGCCACGAAGGTCCTGCGGGAGGAACGGCGAGTGAGGCGCGTCCTGATGGCTGGGCCTGGGGAGGAAGGGCTCCGGAATAGGACGGCGGGGGACGCATCCCCCGAGCGCGCTGAAGACAGGTGAGCCCTGAGGCGCCAGGACCTGTGCGCACCTCTCCAGGGCCTCCGTCGTGTAGATGCCGACGTTGGTCCCGAGCTTCCGCCACAACGCGAGCACTGCAGCGCGGTCCGCCGGCGCCAGCACCATGGTGGAGACCGGCCTGCCCCGCGCTCGGCGTCTCGGTAAAGCCTGGGCTGCGCCTGCGCCTCTCGGCCTGCTGTCCCCTTGGCCTCCAGGGGGCGCCGGGCCTCTGGTCGCAGAATCTGGCCGGGAGGGGTCTAGGAGCTCTCCACGGAGCGTCAGCTCTAACCTGGGGCCTTCCCAATCGCCCTGGACCCTGAAATCCCTATTTTTGGAAACTAATATTTAGTATGTGTCAATATTAGGTGGCCCTGAATTTTAGCATGGAGTTTGGCATTGAACGTcagtctgttttctcatttatggAATATAAGGCAGGTAACAGTTTCTTCCCAAGGTTGTTCCTGGTTCATAGCAGATGCCCTTTTCAGGACAATGAGCATTCAGAGTGGCTAGGATAGATCCTAGAAATAATAGCCAATACCTATAAAGCACTCATTCTGTGCCAGGCATCGCTatacatccttttttaaaaaatacattgaaatttacataaaatttactgttttagCCATTTGAGGTATACAATTCAGTGTCTTTAACTATATTCACACTATGTGTTACCatcaccactaattccagaactttctcatcatcCCAAATAGAAATCTAgttggcgctaatggtaaagaatccacctgccaatgcaggagacttaagagacatgagtGTTGGGAACACaagggttcgatcgctgggtcaggatgatcccctgaaggagggcatggcaacccactccagtattcttgccaggagaatcccatggacagaggagcctggagggctgtggtccataggatcgcaaagagttggacacaactgaagcgacctggCACAGTACAGGATAGATCCTCCACATAATAGCTAATACCCATGTAGCACTCATTCTGTGCCAGGCATCACTatacatccttttaaaaaaatgcattgaaattggcataacataaaatttactgtcttagccattttcaggtgtacaatccAGTGACTTTAATCATATTCAGTGTGTgatcatcaccactatctaattccagaactttttcatcatcccaaatagAAACACTCTCCCCATCAGCAGTCAGTCCATAACCCCTGCCCTCCAGCCTCTGGACATCACCAGT
This genomic interval from Bos mutus isolate GX-2022 chromosome 25, NWIPB_WYAK_1.1, whole genome shotgun sequence contains the following:
- the HBQ1 gene encoding hemoglobin subunit theta-1, whose translation is MVLAPADRAAVLALWRKLGTNVGIYTTEALERTFVAFPSSKTYFLHLNLSPGSAQVTAHGQKVADALSLAVNHLDDLPGTLSYLRELHTHKLRVDPVFFKLLCHCLLVTLARHYPGDFSPNMHASLVKFLNHVISALAPSSG